The following are from one region of the Methanobacterium alcaliphilum genome:
- a CDS encoding ATPase — MEITRDILINKIEKIRADIAHDSSEVNIKEFILNPNKKELLIITPDRPDKSAVIGKGGWVVGRLKESLNLNKVHVDAYSDLIVKKYRMELALEKIDKIISDDLISDLEPLLNLKDLLLAKKEYLSLFDFSEYFDFEKFSKNETKKDDFKAVVALSGGVDSSFSLIIAHQLGFNPIAVTADPGTIVLPGHFKNNINNLCSILGVKHEYLNLDFSEFIGESFKGRFHPCGRCSKMIHESLMKYAQDNNIKIIIFGDLLSTGSQSLNYKDEILRINLPAFLGVSKQELKKITEKYNIQKSNYFGCPLLGEVQKKFPHMRRYSIQRVLRETRSGVLEPGEALDLIWSLCKNL, encoded by the coding sequence TTGGAGATCACAAGAGATATTTTAATCAATAAAATAGAAAAAATAAGAGCAGATATTGCCCATGATTCGTCTGAAGTAAATATAAAAGAATTTATATTAAACCCTAATAAAAAAGAACTCCTTATTATCACCCCCGATCGTCCAGATAAATCAGCAGTTATAGGAAAAGGGGGCTGGGTTGTGGGCAGACTAAAAGAATCATTAAATCTAAATAAAGTCCATGTGGATGCTTATTCGGATTTAATCGTGAAAAAATACCGTATGGAACTGGCCCTTGAAAAAATTGATAAAATCATATCTGATGATTTAATAAGTGATTTAGAACCTTTACTAAATTTAAAAGATTTACTTTTAGCAAAAAAAGAATATTTGTCATTATTTGATTTTTCGGAGTATTTTGATTTTGAAAAATTTTCAAAAAATGAAACAAAAAAAGATGATTTTAAAGCAGTGGTGGCATTATCTGGTGGTGTGGACAGTAGTTTTTCTTTAATAATTGCTCACCAGTTGGGTTTTAATCCTATTGCTGTAACTGCTGATCCAGGCACAATAGTTCTCCCCGGACATTTTAAGAATAATATCAATAATTTATGCAGCATTTTGGGAGTAAAACATGAATATTTGAATCTTGATTTTTCAGAGTTTATAGGGGAGAGTTTCAAGGGGAGGTTTCATCCATGTGGTCGATGTTCTAAAATGATACATGAATCATTGATGAAATATGCTCAGGATAATAATATTAAGATAATCATTTTTGGAGATTTACTTTCCACTGGATCTCAATCTCTAAATTATAAAGATGAGATTCTTAGAATCAATTTACCCGCATTTTTAGGGGTTTCAAAACAGGAATTGAAAAAAATAACTGAAAAATATAATATTCAAAAATCAAATTATTTTGGATGTCCTCTATTGGGGGAAGTACAGAAAAAATTTCCACATATGAGAAGATATTCTATTCAGAGGGTTCTAAGAGAAACTCGATCTGGAGTATTAGAGCCGGGTGAAGCTCTGGATTTAATCTGGAGCTTATGCAAGAATTTATAA
- a CDS encoding archaeosortase/exosortase family protein — translation MIQTPWFIVIVAGLLITISAIAHRRRWWLTYYLTGAVAFMAFTVAISLITGLDVIIMGIEAQNIAAIASFLGIPSTFLPPNAFIFPDPTGWSIFGIGFECSSIIEIGVLIGLLIFYPGYSRKKKVKYAIIGIILTYAANLLRMLSIVYIVNIFGKQYLYFAHAFIGKLIFFIFVVLLYWYLLTRPTLSIVRKNIKGGKFEF, via the coding sequence TTGATACAAACTCCCTGGTTTATTGTAATTGTAGCCGGATTATTAATAACCATATCCGCTATTGCCCATAGAAGAAGATGGTGGTTAACCTATTATTTAACAGGGGCAGTTGCATTCATGGCTTTTACTGTAGCAATTTCTCTCATTACTGGTTTAGATGTTATTATAATGGGTATTGAAGCTCAAAATATTGCAGCCATAGCATCATTCTTAGGGATACCCTCCACATTTCTCCCACCAAATGCATTTATATTTCCCGACCCTACTGGATGGAGTATATTTGGGATAGGCTTTGAATGTTCATCTATAATTGAAATAGGAGTATTAATTGGATTATTGATATTTTATCCAGGTTATTCAAGAAAAAAGAAAGTGAAATACGCCATTATAGGCATTATTCTAACTTATGCCGCAAACTTATTAAGAATGTTGAGCATAGTATATATTGTTAATATATTTGGCAAACAATACCTTTACTTTGCACATGCATTTATTGGTAAATTAATATTTTTTATATTTGTAGTCTTGCTTTACTGGTATTTATTAACCAGACCCACTTTAAGCATCGTGCGCAAGAATATTAAAGGCGGAAAGTTTGAATTTTAA
- a CDS encoding glycosyltransferase yields MEDPIWVSLFVWTTWLLIAIIIDGVMVPIKMYFSRKTIRKVKTQIEITDLPKISVVIPAHNEEKTIQNCLVSIIQSEYPPDKIEIIVVDDGSKDQTVNIIKKTKVHAIMHHVELKLIEKGHTGKVNTLNSGLKATKGEIIFTIDADITLDSKALVNIVKAFQEDKNIGAATGYIEIEWDKSKNKDFKSMFFSKCEFLEYLSSFNFERSYQSVIDSIYTMSGAFSAFRRDVIGGMGGYWPVTVSEDMHITMMMHEKKIDIVNVPTAVAYAESITDYDTLYSQRVRWARGQLEVAAMRHEDSEVEEETSLREIFGIIKDQRDPKLFSLVGDYIKSAVSARADRLRGRNFRNYDLLGMQRILFIDHTIAFPRLIWIFVLFLFPIMGLYTYLLPIIMAFMYGFYALIDVAVILFSYHYANDSTRAKIEECFHYTALLPLYRMIIFCFRVSAFLHILNEPAGWKVEGPVNGFKNGFKGAKEGFGESVTLAIFQLGHLFNLQRLMRRRGK; encoded by the coding sequence ATGGAAGATCCAATATGGGTAAGTTTATTTGTATGGACAACTTGGCTACTGATAGCTATTATAATAGACGGAGTCATGGTCCCTATAAAAATGTACTTTTCTCGTAAAACAATTAGAAAAGTAAAAACCCAAATTGAAATTACGGACCTGCCTAAAATTAGCGTTGTAATACCTGCCCATAACGAAGAAAAAACTATTCAGAATTGTTTGGTTTCCATAATACAAAGCGAATATCCCCCTGATAAAATCGAAATTATCGTTGTAGATGATGGTTCAAAGGACCAAACCGTGAATATTATTAAAAAAACTAAAGTTCATGCCATAATGCATCATGTAGAATTAAAATTAATTGAGAAAGGACACACAGGTAAAGTCAATACACTTAATAGTGGACTTAAAGCCACCAAAGGAGAGATAATATTCACTATTGATGCAGACATTACACTGGATTCTAAAGCTTTAGTAAATATTGTTAAAGCATTTCAGGAAGATAAAAATATTGGAGCTGCTACAGGATATATCGAAATAGAATGGGATAAAAGTAAAAATAAAGACTTTAAATCCATGTTTTTCTCAAAATGCGAATTTTTAGAGTATTTAAGCTCTTTCAATTTTGAACGTAGTTACCAATCAGTTATAGACTCCATATACACAATGTCAGGAGCATTTTCTGCATTTAGAAGAGATGTTATTGGAGGAATGGGTGGTTACTGGCCTGTAACTGTTTCAGAAGATATGCATATCACCATGATGATGCATGAAAAAAAGATTGATATTGTTAATGTACCTACTGCAGTAGCCTATGCAGAATCAATTACAGATTATGATACCCTTTACTCTCAGAGAGTGAGATGGGCACGTGGACAATTAGAAGTAGCTGCTATGCGTCATGAAGACTCTGAAGTAGAAGAAGAAACTTCACTTAGAGAAATATTTGGCATTATTAAGGATCAAAGAGACCCAAAGCTATTTTCATTAGTAGGGGATTATATTAAAAGTGCAGTTTCAGCCCGTGCAGATAGATTAAGAGGTAGAAACTTCAGGAATTACGATTTATTAGGCATGCAGAGAATTCTATTTATAGATCACACCATAGCATTTCCACGGTTAATATGGATTTTCGTACTATTCTTATTCCCAATTATGGGGCTTTATACATACTTATTACCCATTATCATGGCATTTATGTATGGTTTTTATGCATTAATTGATGTAGCAGTCATTTTATTTTCTTATCATTATGCAAATGATTCAACCAGAGCAAAGATTGAAGAATGTTTCCATTATACTGCATTGCTCCCGCTCTACCGCATGATTATATTCTGTTTCAGAGTATCTGCATTCTTACATATATTAAATGAACCAGCCGGGTGGAAAGTTGAAGGCCCGGTCAATGGATTCAAAAATGGGTTTAAAGGTGCAAAAGAAGGATTCGGTGAAAGCGTGACCTTAGCAATTTTCCAGCTTGGACATTTATTTAATTTGCAGAGGTTAATGAGAAGAAGAGGTAAGTAA